A genomic window from Candidatus Margulisiibacteriota bacterium includes:
- a CDS encoding carbamoyl-phosphate synthase large chain, with amino-acid sequence LIKNNEINLIINTPSEIKKQKQDESRIRFSAVVQGIPLVTTISGAQATINGIEAAKKKGFGVKALQDYH; translated from the coding sequence CTGATCAAGAATAACGAGATCAATTTGATCATCAACACCCCTTCGGAGATCAAAAAACAAAAACAAGACGAAAGCCGGATCCGTTTCAGCGCCGTCGTCCAGGGGATCCCGCTGGTCACGACCATTTCCGGGGCACAGGCAACGATCAACGGGATCGAAGCGGCCAAGAAAAAAGGGTTTGGCGTCAAAGCGCTCCAGGACTACCACTAA